In a single window of the Cupriavidus sp. P-10 genome:
- a CDS encoding DUF342 domain-containing protein codes for MMHESGLRLELTEPGEQVHARYTPEPGRLAPDHASLKQCLDSHGWAGARLDARAVAQFLQQCQRAEHEIDAAIGALVDGAFELDVTGDCLAVRLTLMPAEGGRPATEDDIRRAVAERGVVAPIQALALDAALAEGRCELHTIAAGVAPRQGEPARFLNLLQPRKPAQAEDEDSRVDLRDLGNLLLVSPGTPLMRRIPAVAGNDGMDVFGKPVPADPVDDAPFAEGLTGAAADPDDPDLLVAVIAGSPVVGVHGIAVSPVVQVEAVDLHSGNVAFDGTLRVAGDIRTGMSVRVSGDVLVEGTIEAADIDAGGNVVVKGGIIGKAETGHADGGISRASVRCKGAVKARFIENAVVEAGTEVNVDSGIRQSDVAAGERIVVGGPGVQGSISGGRTRAMLAVRVAVLGSPAGSATSVQVGLNPYADAQRAALEADRRKLLEEQNKVRQLVTFFAKHPEKAVGDLREKARATLFKLSRDMFELEGRLTELGQQMQPSADAVIDAARRIHGGVTLQVGSRVLKVMEDKPGGQIRLADDRIVVN; via the coding sequence ATGATGCACGAGTCGGGTTTGCGCCTGGAGCTGACCGAGCCAGGCGAGCAGGTGCATGCACGCTACACGCCGGAGCCAGGCAGGCTGGCGCCGGATCACGCCAGCCTGAAACAGTGCCTGGACAGCCACGGCTGGGCCGGCGCCAGGCTGGATGCGCGCGCCGTTGCGCAGTTCTTGCAGCAGTGCCAGCGCGCCGAGCACGAGATCGACGCTGCCATTGGCGCACTGGTTGACGGCGCTTTCGAGCTGGATGTCACGGGCGACTGCCTGGCTGTGCGGCTCACGTTGATGCCTGCCGAAGGTGGCCGCCCGGCCACGGAGGACGATATCCGCCGTGCTGTCGCAGAGCGCGGCGTGGTGGCGCCGATCCAGGCGCTTGCACTTGACGCCGCGCTGGCGGAAGGCCGCTGCGAATTGCACACCATCGCCGCCGGCGTGGCGCCGCGCCAGGGCGAGCCGGCGCGTTTCCTCAACCTGCTGCAGCCGCGCAAGCCGGCGCAGGCCGAAGACGAAGATTCGCGCGTCGACCTGCGCGACCTTGGCAACCTGCTGCTGGTCAGTCCCGGCACGCCGCTGATGCGCCGGATCCCGGCCGTGGCCGGCAACGATGGCATGGACGTGTTCGGCAAACCGGTGCCCGCCGATCCTGTCGATGATGCGCCCTTTGCCGAGGGCCTGACCGGCGCCGCCGCCGATCCCGACGACCCCGACCTGCTGGTCGCCGTGATCGCCGGCTCGCCGGTGGTCGGCGTGCATGGCATTGCCGTGAGCCCGGTGGTGCAGGTGGAGGCAGTCGACCTGCATTCGGGCAACGTCGCGTTTGACGGCACGCTGCGCGTAGCGGGCGATATCCGTACCGGCATGTCGGTGCGCGTCAGCGGCGACGTGCTGGTCGAAGGCACCATCGAAGCCGCCGACATCGACGCCGGCGGCAATGTCGTGGTCAAGGGCGGCATCATCGGCAAGGCCGAGACAGGCCATGCCGACGGCGGCATCAGCCGCGCCAGCGTGCGCTGCAAGGGCGCGGTCAAGGCGCGCTTCATCGAGAATGCCGTGGTCGAGGCCGGCACCGAGGTGAACGTCGACAGCGGCATCCGCCAGAGCGACGTTGCCGCGGGCGAGCGCATCGTGGTCGGCGGACCCGGCGTGCAGGGGAGCATCAGCGGCGGGCGCACGCGCGCCATGCTGGCGGTGCGCGTCGCGGTGCTCGGCAGCCCTGCCGGTAGCGCCACCAGTGTGCAGGTGGGCTTGAACCCTTACGCGGACGCTCAACGTGCCGCGCTGGAGGCCGACCGCCGCAAGCTGCTGGAAGAGCAGAACAAGGTCAGGCAACTGGTGACGTTTTTTGCCAAGCATCCGGAGAAGGCCGTCGGCGACTTGCGCGAGAAGGCGCGCGCCACGCTGTTCAAGCTTTCGCGCGACATGTTCGAGCTGGAAGGTCGCCTGACGGAACTGGGCCAGCAAATGCAGCCATCGGCCGATGCCGTGATCGACGCCGCGCGCCGCATCCATGGCGGCGTCACGCTGCAGGTGGGCAGCCGCGTGCTCAAGGTGATGGAAGACAAGCCTGGCGGCCAGATCCGCCTGGCTGACGACCGCATTGTGGTGAACTGA
- a CDS encoding TIGR03862 family flavoprotein: MSLATPTAATANRPDVAIIGGGPAGLMAAEVLVAQGASVAVYDAMPSVGRKFLMAGKGGMNLTHAEPEPAFLGRYGARAAQIAPMLADFGPQMLREWVHGLGIDTFIGSSGRVFPADMKAAPMLRAWLHRLREAGVQFHMRHRWLGWDEGVAHTLRFATPHGETSVPARAVVLALGGASWARLGSDGAWVPRLAERGVDVAPLRPANCGFDVAWSASFADRFAGTPVKPVAIALTDRDGNAHYRQGEFVISATGIEGSLVYALSAPIRDRIEADGSAVIHLDLLPSHTAEQVGNAVNHPRGSRSLSSHLQSRLGITGVKAGLLRECLAKDAMQDPGTLAISLKALPLRLLRPRPIDEVISSAGGVRFEAMDERLMLRALPGVFCAGEMLDWEAPTGGYLLTACFASGRTAAQGAAAYLQQA; encoded by the coding sequence ATGTCCCTTGCCACCCCTACCGCAGCCACCGCCAACCGACCTGACGTCGCCATCATCGGCGGCGGTCCTGCCGGCCTGATGGCGGCCGAAGTGCTGGTGGCGCAAGGGGCCAGCGTGGCGGTATATGACGCGATGCCCTCGGTCGGGCGCAAGTTCCTGATGGCCGGCAAGGGCGGCATGAACCTGACGCATGCGGAGCCGGAACCGGCCTTCCTCGGCCGCTATGGCGCGCGTGCGGCGCAAATCGCGCCGATGCTCGCGGACTTCGGGCCGCAGATGCTACGCGAGTGGGTCCACGGGCTTGGCATCGACACCTTCATTGGCAGTTCGGGCCGCGTTTTCCCGGCCGACATGAAGGCCGCGCCAATGCTGCGCGCATGGCTGCACCGGCTGCGCGAAGCCGGCGTGCAGTTCCATATGCGCCATCGCTGGCTGGGCTGGGATGAAGGCGTTGCGCATACGCTGCGTTTTGCCACGCCGCACGGCGAGACATCCGTGCCCGCGCGTGCCGTGGTGCTGGCGCTGGGCGGCGCGAGTTGGGCGCGACTGGGATCGGATGGTGCGTGGGTGCCGCGGCTGGCTGAGCGTGGCGTCGATGTCGCGCCGCTGCGCCCCGCCAATTGCGGCTTCGATGTGGCATGGAGCGCATCATTTGCCGACCGCTTCGCCGGCACGCCGGTCAAGCCGGTGGCAATCGCACTGACCGACCGCGACGGCAACGCGCACTACCGCCAGGGCGAGTTCGTCATCAGCGCCACCGGCATCGAAGGCAGCCTGGTCTATGCGTTGTCGGCGCCGATTCGCGACCGGATCGAAGCCGACGGCAGCGCAGTGATCCACCTCGACCTGTTGCCCTCGCACACCGCGGAACAGGTCGGCAACGCAGTGAACCATCCGCGCGGCTCGCGTTCACTGTCGAGTCACCTGCAGAGCCGGCTCGGCATCACCGGCGTCAAGGCCGGGCTGCTGCGCGAATGCCTGGCGAAGGATGCGATGCAGGATCCAGGCACGCTGGCGATTTCGCTCAAGGCATTGCCGCTGCGCCTGCTGCGCCCGCGCCCGATCGACGAGGTCATCAGCAGCGCAGGCGGCGTGCGTTTCGAAGCGATGGATGAACGGCTGATGCTGCGCGCGCTGCCCGGCGTGTTCTGCGCGGGCGAAATGCTGGACTGGGAGGCGCCCACCGGGGGTTACCTGCTGACAGCATGCTTCGCCAGCGGGCGCACCGCGGCGCAGGGCGCCGCGGCGTATCTGCAGCAGGCTTAA
- a CDS encoding NAD(P)/FAD-dependent oxidoreductase, which produces MLRLSEVKLPLDHTESDLDAAVRAGAAQIGVKGDGLIGYTVFRRAHDARKRSDIKLTYIIDIEVSDEAAALKRMAGKPNWSVTPDMEYRFVARAPQGGPALRPVVIGMGPCGLLAGLILAQSGFRPIILERGKEVRERTKDTFGLWRKSVLNPESNVQFGEGGAGTFSDGKLYSQIKDPKHYGRKVLNEFVRAGAPEDILYKARPHIGTFRLVSMVEKMRAEIIELGGEIRFGTRVDDVDIDGGRVRGLKLSGGEYLEASHVILAVGHSARDTFEMLHGRGVFMEAKPFSLGFRIEHPQGLINRSRFGKFAGNKLLGAADYKVVHHCSNGRSVYSFCMCPGGTVVAAASEPGRVVTNGMSQYKRAERNANAGIVVGITPDDYPGGPLAGIEFQRKWEERAFELGGSNYNAPGQLVGDFVAGRPSTSLGSVEPSYKPGVTPTDLSTALPDYVIEAIREGIPEIDKKLPGFALHDAVLTGVETRTSSPLRIRRNNDDYQSINVQGLYPAGEGAGYAGGIYSAAIDGIEVAEAVALSIAGGKQA; this is translated from the coding sequence ATGCTACGTCTAAGTGAAGTCAAACTCCCGCTCGACCATACCGAAAGCGACCTGGACGCCGCCGTGCGTGCCGGCGCCGCGCAGATCGGTGTCAAGGGAGACGGCCTGATCGGCTATACCGTGTTCCGCCGCGCCCACGATGCGCGCAAGCGCTCCGATATCAAGCTGACCTACATCATCGATATCGAAGTCAGTGACGAAGCCGCGGCGCTCAAGCGCATGGCCGGCAAGCCGAACTGGAGCGTGACGCCCGATATGGAGTACCGCTTCGTCGCGCGTGCGCCGCAGGGCGGCCCCGCGCTGCGTCCGGTGGTGATCGGCATGGGCCCGTGCGGCCTGCTGGCCGGCCTGATCCTGGCGCAGTCGGGCTTCCGCCCGATCATCCTGGAGCGCGGCAAGGAAGTGCGCGAGCGCACCAAGGACACCTTCGGCCTGTGGCGCAAGAGCGTGCTCAACCCTGAGTCCAACGTGCAGTTCGGCGAAGGCGGCGCGGGCACGTTCTCGGACGGCAAGCTGTACAGCCAGATCAAGGACCCGAAGCACTATGGCCGCAAGGTGCTCAACGAGTTCGTGCGCGCCGGTGCGCCGGAAGACATCCTGTACAAGGCGCGCCCGCATATCGGCACCTTCCGCCTGGTGAGCATGGTCGAGAAGATGCGCGCCGAGATCATCGAACTGGGCGGCGAAATCCGCTTCGGGACACGCGTCGACGATGTCGACATCGACGGCGGCCGCGTGCGCGGCCTGAAGCTGTCCGGCGGCGAATACCTGGAAGCCAGCCACGTCATCCTGGCGGTCGGCCACAGCGCGCGCGATACCTTCGAGATGCTGCACGGCCGCGGCGTGTTCATGGAGGCCAAGCCGTTCTCGCTGGGCTTCCGCATCGAGCATCCGCAGGGCCTGATCAACCGCAGCCGCTTCGGCAAGTTCGCCGGCAACAAGCTGCTGGGCGCGGCCGACTACAAGGTGGTGCACCACTGCAGCAACGGGCGTTCGGTGTACAGCTTCTGCATGTGCCCGGGCGGCACGGTGGTGGCGGCGGCGTCGGAGCCGGGGCGCGTGGTGACCAATGGCATGAGCCAGTACAAGCGTGCCGAGCGCAACGCCAACGCCGGCATCGTTGTCGGCATCACGCCGGATGACTATCCGGGTGGCCCGCTGGCCGGCATCGAGTTCCAGCGCAAGTGGGAAGAGCGCGCGTTCGAGCTGGGCGGCAGCAACTACAATGCGCCGGGCCAGCTGGTGGGCGACTTTGTCGCTGGCCGGCCGTCGACCTCGCTGGGCTCGGTCGAGCCTTCGTACAAGCCGGGCGTGACGCCGACCGACCTGAGCACGGCGCTGCCCGACTACGTGATCGAGGCGATCCGCGAAGGCATTCCCGAGATCGACAAGAAGCTGCCCGGATTCGCGCTGCATGACGCGGTGCTGACCGGCGTGGAAACACGTACCTCGTCGCCGCTGCGCATCCGCCGCAACAACGACGACTACCAGAGCATCAACGTCCAGGGCCTGTACCCGGCGGGCGAGGGCGCGGGCTATGCCGGCGGCATCTACTCGGCCGCGATCGACGGCATCGAGGTGGCCGAAGCGGTGGCGCTCAGCATCGCCGGCGGCAAGCAGGCCTGA
- a CDS encoding DUF1415 domain-containing protein — protein MSSAATSADAVIAATRHWLERAVIGLNLCPFAKSVYVKEQVRYVVSTATEAPDVLDELERELRLLDETDPAGIDTTLLILPDAVADFLDYNDLLYFAGRLLGSLGLEGTLQIASFHPQYQFADTEPDDIENYTNRAPYPILHLLREDSIARAAAAFPDAADIYERNQATMRSLGHEGWRRWMAGEDEPEDNAAGKNPAAQD, from the coding sequence ATGTCTTCCGCCGCCACATCCGCAGACGCCGTCATCGCCGCCACCCGCCACTGGCTTGAACGCGCGGTGATCGGGCTCAACCTGTGCCCCTTTGCCAAGAGCGTCTATGTGAAGGAGCAGGTGCGCTACGTGGTCAGCACGGCAACCGAAGCGCCGGATGTGCTGGATGAACTGGAACGCGAGCTCCGGCTGCTTGATGAGACAGATCCGGCGGGGATCGACACCACGCTGCTGATCCTGCCCGATGCCGTGGCCGATTTCCTCGACTACAACGACCTGCTGTACTTTGCCGGGCGCCTGCTTGGAAGCCTGGGCCTGGAAGGCACGCTGCAGATCGCCAGCTTCCATCCTCAGTACCAGTTCGCCGATACCGAGCCGGACGATATCGAGAACTACACCAACCGCGCGCCGTATCCGATCCTGCACTTGCTGCGCGAGGACAGCATTGCGCGTGCGGCGGCGGCATTCCCGGACGCGGCGGATATCTATGAGCGCAACCAGGCGACCATGCGCAGCCTTGGGCATGAGGGCTGGCGGCGCTGGATGGCGGGCGAGGACGAACCTGAAGACAACGCCGCCGGCAAGAACCCGGCCGCGCAGGACTGA
- a CDS encoding class I SAM-dependent methyltransferase produces the protein MSNTHEIRPGQSTELLKELHILTRDGKMNQDSRRKLKQVYHLFQFIEPLLQQVKDERGRVTLVDHGAGKSYLGFILYDLFFKALKDDSHIYGIETREELVKTSQALAARLGFPGMSFLNLSVADSITSPQLPPTVDVVTALHACNTATDDAIHFALAKRAQHIVLVPCCQAEVASVLRKHKGKLLAGNPLTEIWRHPLHTREFGSQVTNVLRCLQLEAHGYQVSVTELVGWEHSMKNELIIAQYKDLPRRRPAERLQNVLETLGLEEMNERFFTTPESTAPAEPVERAERA, from the coding sequence ATGTCAAATACCCACGAAATCCGCCCCGGCCAGTCCACCGAGTTGCTCAAGGAACTCCATATCCTGACGCGCGACGGCAAGATGAACCAGGACAGCCGGCGCAAGCTCAAGCAGGTCTACCACCTGTTCCAGTTCATCGAACCGCTGCTTCAGCAGGTCAAGGACGAGCGCGGCCGCGTCACCCTGGTCGACCATGGTGCCGGCAAGTCGTACCTCGGTTTCATCCTGTACGACCTGTTCTTCAAGGCATTGAAGGACGATTCCCACATCTACGGCATCGAAACGCGCGAGGAACTGGTGAAGACCTCGCAGGCGCTGGCGGCGCGGCTGGGCTTTCCCGGTATGTCGTTCCTGAACCTGTCGGTGGCGGATTCGATCACCTCGCCGCAGCTGCCGCCGACCGTCGACGTGGTCACCGCGCTGCATGCGTGCAATACCGCCACCGACGATGCCATCCACTTCGCGCTGGCCAAGCGTGCGCAGCATATCGTGCTGGTGCCCTGCTGCCAGGCCGAAGTGGCCAGCGTGCTGCGCAAGCACAAGGGCAAGCTGCTGGCGGGCAATCCGCTGACCGAGATCTGGCGCCACCCGCTGCATACGCGCGAGTTCGGCAGCCAGGTGACCAATGTGCTGCGCTGCCTGCAGCTGGAAGCCCATGGCTACCAGGTCAGCGTGACCGAGCTGGTGGGCTGGGAACATTCGATGAAGAACGAGCTGATCATCGCCCAGTACAAGGACCTGCCGCGCCGGCGCCCGGCGGAGCGGCTGCAGAACGTGCTGGAAACGCTGGGGCTGGAAGAGATGAACGAGCGTTTCTTCACCACCCCGGAATCTACCGCGCCGGCCGAACCGGTCGAGCGGGCCGAGCGGGCGTAA